In Anthonomus grandis grandis chromosome 17, icAntGran1.3, whole genome shotgun sequence, the DNA window ACACTTATAAAGCTTCAAACATTAAACATTTACACTTAAATAGCTTTCATTCCACGCCAAATCTCGTTTATTACCAACTATTTGACCACTTTGGCAACCGCGCCTTATCACATAACCTCAACCCGCAATAAACGtcaactaaaaaaatcaaaacaaacactgttttatttaaaaaaaaaaccataaattccGTCTCAATATCAAATAACCAAAAATGGGGACGTTTTATGAGATCCAGGACGGTCCGGTGAACGCCCTGGCCCTAAACCGCGACTACACCCAAGTGGTAATCGGAGGTCGCAACGGTAAACATTTTCGACCCTCCGACACAcgaatttcaattttctccCTTTAGTCTTTAAGATTTACCAAATCGAGGAGGGACGGTTTAGGGAGCTGTGCAACCTGCGCACCCTCAAACATCTCAATTTGAACTTCTCTTGCAACGATGTGGCTTGGAGTCCCACCGATGGTAAGTAACCCCATAGCATCGGTGCAtaacttgcaaaaaaaaacccaTTTGTAGACCAATATGTGGCCACTGCGGCCACTAATGGGCACGTAACAGTATGGAACCTCAATAAAATGGGCAAAGCCATGCAAGAACAAGACTACCAGGACCACAAAAGGACCGTGAACAAAGTGAACTTCCATGCAACCGAGTCGGGCCGGTTAATCTCGGGATCCCAAGACGGTACCATGAGGTATTTCGATATTAGGGTGAGAAATGCGGTTTCGGTGTTCGTCAGGTGAGAGTTTTCAGATTAGAGAGTATTCAGTGTCACAAAGTGTTTTTTGTAAAGTAATACAGAGAGTGTCAGGGACGTTCAGTTCAGTCCCCACAGTCCCTACACGTTCGCGGCGGTCTCAGAAAACGGCAACGTCCAAATTTGGGACTTGAGGAGGACCGAGAAGTTCCAGCAGCAATTCACCGCCCATAGCGGTCCAGTGTTTGCTTGCGATTGGCATCCCGAGCAGCCCTGGATAGCTACAGCAAGTCGAGACAAAACCATTAAGGTAAACAGTGAGTCATAAGTGAGGGGGCtgaattaattgatttattaaaaggtATGGGATTTATCGTCGAAAAACACGTTGGAGCACACCATACACACCATAGCATCGATCGGGAGGATCAAATGGAGGCCCCAGTACCGTTACCATATAGCCAGTTGTGCCCTGGTGATTGATTGCAGCATTAACGTGTGGGACGTGAGGAGGCCCTATATACCGTTGGCCGCATTCAATGAACATCGGGATATAACTAGCGGGATGGCTTGGAGGGGGGACCCCAATGTTTTCTTAAGTAGCGGCAGGGTAAGAGTATAGAGTAGATTTTAGGTTATAAGTCGGCTTCTGGTGCTCGGATcggtttgatttttgttttagagGATTCTTTGGGGTGTTTTTAacattctattgaaaaaatcatgaaaatccgtgcaggagaagtttttttattcaagttttagaAAGTGATGTCCAAGTGAAAATACAGTTTCcgttaattttttggtaattgaGTCATAATTCCAGTTCTAGTGGTCGGAttggtttgatttttattttctaggaTTCTATGGGGTGTTTTTAACATTCtattgaagaaatcatgaaaatccgtgcagtagaagtttttttattcaagtttcaGAAAGTGATGTCTAAGTGAAAATACAGTTTTCGctaattttttggtaattggGTCATAATTCCAGTTCTAGTGGTCggattaatttgatttttgttttcgaGGAATTTATGGGGTGTTTTTAacagtttattgaaaaaatcatgaaaatccgtgcagtagaagtttttttattcaagttttagaAAGTGATGTCCAAGTGAAAATacagtttttgttaattttttggtacTTGAGTCATAATTCCAGTTCTAGCGGTTGGAttggtttgatttttgttttctaggaTTCTATGGGGTGTTTTTAacattctattgaaaaaatcatgaaaatccgtgCAGTAGAACTTTTCTTATTCAAGTTTTAGAAAGTGATGTCCAAGTGAAAAAACagttttcgttaattttttggtaattgaGTCATAATTCCATTCCAAGTGGTCGGATTGGTTTGACTTTTGTTTTCGAGGATTCTATGGGGTGTTTTTAacattctattgaaaaaatcatgaaaatccgtgTAGTACAACTTTTCTTATTCAAGTTTTAGAAAGTGATGTCCAAGTGAAAAAACAGTTTTCGTCAATTTTTTGGTAATTGAGTCATAATTCCATTCCAAGTGGTCGGATTGGTTTGACTTTTGTTTTCGAGGATTCTATGGGGTGTTTTTAACATTCTATtgaaaaattcatgaaaatccGTGCagtagaagtttttttattcaagttttagaAAGTGATGTCCAAGTGAAAATACAGTTTCCGctaattttttggtaattggGTCATAATTCCAGTTCTAGTGGTCGGCttggtttgatttttgttttctaggaTTCTATGGGGTGTTTTTAacagtttattgaaaaaatcatgaaaatccgtgcagtagaagtttttttattcaagttttagaAAGTGATGTATAAGTGAAAATACAGTTTTCGCaaattttttggtaattgaGTCATAATTCCAGTTCTAGTGGTCGGAttggtttgatttttgttttcgaGGATTCTATGGGGTGTTTTTAACATTCTGttgaagaaatcatgaaaatccgtgctgtagaactttttttattcaagttttaagAAGTGATGTCCGAGTGAAAATACAGTTTCCGCTAATTTTTTGCTAATTAAATCATAACTCCGCTTCTAGTGCTCGGATCGGTTTGATTCTTAtcttaaaagattctttggagtcTTCTTTAACTCCCACtgaaaaaatcacgaaaatatATTCATCAGAACCCGTTTTATCCAAGTTTTTACCTATCTACTCCAGTTTCATGGCTCCTAGTCTTACAGCGTTGCCTATGAATCTTCCAGGACAATACACTGTACCAGCACTCGTTTGCCGACGGCCAAAAGCCGGCAACGAAAGCGAACCCTCAAGGGATCAGTCTGAACACGAGGGGCGAGGTGGTGTACTCGCGAAAAGTGGCGACCACGCCCACCATCGTTAGCTGCAACAGTAGCAGCCAAAATTCCCTAAGTAAAGCGGTAGGGCTGATGCGTAAAATATCGACCACGCAGACGATCGATAGTTTCCATTTGGCCGCCAGCTGTTTGTACGATTTCAATCCGAATAATGTGGAGGAGCACGAGTCGTCGATTTTTTtgagtaagtttttttttaaataactcgATTTGGGTgggttttatgaaaaaagttttgagAGCTTTTTTGTTCGGTGATCAATTGTGCATCTTTTTGAGCTCTATGATTTTTGACGTAAAAGTGACAGGTGAGGAGAAAATTTAAGGTTTTTCCAAGattattgtgttttttagtgttttttctgcggaaatatttaaataactcaTCCCGTGTactttttaaggaaaaagtgATGTAAGCTTTTTTGTTCAGTTATAAAAACTGAATCTTTTTTTACTCTATGATTTTTGACGTAAAAGTGACAGGTGACTAGAAAAATCTAGAATTTGATCAggattctatatttttttcaagtatttgCTTCAGAAAACTCAAAATAACTCGTCCTgtataacttttatgaaaaaagtgaaGAGAGCTTTTTCATAGACCGCAAAAAACTGAATCTTTTTTCACTCTATAATTTTTAACGTAAAACTAACAGTTAACGAGAAACTTTCAGGGTTAGCCAAGAATTACGTGTTGCACGGTCGCAGTGTATCGGAACTGTGCGAGCGGAACGCGGTCGTGGCGGAGGAGCTGGGAAAAAGCGACGTTGCCGTTACTTGGAGGATCATCAAGACCATGTACGGGGAGGAGTTTGTTCAGAACGCGATGATGAATCCCCCCACCGCCACCACCGCTAACAACAGTAACAATGcggttaataataataaacacgaGGAGGTCGATGTTGTTGAGGAGCCAAAGTCCAAAGGTGAGAATGGGAGGGGGGGAATTGtcgaaaaaattgaattatgacCACCCTGTATTTAATAGGGCGTTGAAAGTGCGATGAGGCAATAGGGAATTTAATGCCGATtaaaatgagcccaaacactTTAGGGTTATCTcctatagtttccaagatatgaGGATTTGAGTGcgaaatccggctcgaaggaccaaatgttttttGCGAATATCTCTTGGACTATGGGAGATAACTATGGGGTGTGTGGTATTAATGGAATCGGGAACAAAAGCTCTATTGAcctgtttaattaaaaataattttccagcaactttataaaataatatgttctGATTTTCAACCGGTCGAATAAAGATACAGCCATGAAAAATGTTCACGTTGATTTACGGCAATTTTTACATGCGTCAAGTATGTTCACGTTAGTTGTACACGAGTCAATAATGTTCACGGCAATTTTTACACGCGTCAAGTATGTTCACGTTAATTGTACACGCGTCAATAATGTTCACGGCAATTTTTACATGCGTCAAATATGTTCACGTTAGTTGTACACGCGTCAATAATGTTCACGGCAATTTTTACATGCGTCAAGTATGTTCACGGCAATTTTTTAATgcgtcatatttttttaaattcattttttcttGCGTCAAAAATGTTCACGTTGATTTTTAGATGAATTCGAGATGTTCACGTTAATTTTTACATGAGTCAAATATGTTCACGACGTTTTTTACATGCGTCAAAAATGTTCACGATGACTTTTACGTCTGTCAAAAATATTCACGTAAATTTTTTACGCGTCAAAAGTCTAGAAGCCGATTTGTACATGCGTCAAAAATGTTCACGGTAATTGTACAAGCGTCAAGAATGTTCACGAAGATTTTTACACGCGTTGAAGTCGATTTTTAGATGCgacaacattttttattaaagcgaATTTTTACACGCATCAAATATGTTCACAATGATCTTTTTATGCGACAAGATTGTTCACCGGGACTTTAATACgcatcaaaaaattttcaatcaaCTTTTATTCCCGTCAAAAATGTTCACAAGGATTTTAACATTCGTCCAAAATGTTCACGTCGATTTTAGCAGGCTTCAAGATTGTTCACTAGGATTTTACACGCGTCAAAAGTCTTGAAGTCGATTTTaacaaatatcaaaaatcttGAAGCCGGTTTGTACATGCGTCAATAATGTTCACGGCATTTTTTACATGCGTCAAAAATGTTCATGCTGATTTTTTACACGCGTCAAATATGTTCACAACGGTCCAGATATGCGTCAAGATTGTTGACGTCGGTTTTTACAcgtattaaaacattttaaatcaatttatattcTCGTTAAAAATGTTCACGAGGATTTTTACGCTCGTCAAAAGTATTGAAATGTTCATGATGATTTTTA includes these proteins:
- the LOC126746532 gene encoding GATOR complex protein WDR24, encoding MGTFYEIQDGPVNALALNRDYTQVVIGGRNVFKIYQIEEGRFRELCNLRTLKHLNLNFSCNDVAWSPTDDQYVATAATNGHVTVWNLNKMGKAMQEQDYQDHKRTVNKVNFHATESGRLISGSQDGTMRYFDIRVRNAVSVFVSNTESVRDVQFSPHSPYTFAAVSENGNVQIWDLRRTEKFQQQFTAHSGPVFACDWHPEQPWIATASRDKTIKVWDLSSKNTLEHTIHTIASIGRIKWRPQYRYHIASCALVIDCSINVWDVRRPYIPLAAFNEHRDITSGMAWRGDPNVFLSSGRDNTLYQHSFADGQKPATKANPQGISLNTRGEVVYSRKVATTPTIVSCNSSSQNSLSKAVGLMRKISTTQTIDSFHLAASCLYDFNPNNVEEHESSIFLRLAKNYVLHGRSVSELCERNAVVAEELGKSDVAVTWRIIKTMYGEEFVQNAMMNPPTATTANNSNNAVNNNKHEEVDVVEEPKSKGAETPAAQFSGGDEETENEDQVDHAFPNYLNVRNNGYLPKGDFFFGENELDVELDGAPAFMDFYQFRLNQTAVGQIDWSLPNEAFPTRHEILDRSPPPEQFPDHHQSINFREDAHTVQVDDQLPGMLANIKGCGVPSWDPSGIVIETLHHYATLGDVQTVACVLIVLGESRRFLTGLTEITQEHWILGYIDLLSRYKLWNISNEIIKLSWLPNVSQLNQQSTTMHTNCGKCMKLLQRVGWLCDRCHTSEYGLCSICHQVVRGLYVWCQGCSHGGHVGHMRQWLSKNKLCPTGCGHLCEFN